A genomic segment from Salmo trutta chromosome 38, fSalTru1.1, whole genome shotgun sequence encodes:
- the LOC115177614 gene encoding neuroblast differentiation-associated protein AHNAK isoform X1, producing the protein MLSLSEARGWQFYRSTEQHGLLTLSQLSHIGGKTPRWRSNKKLHGQNNPMEPKPGVRTGRRLSNGLMLEESEKGQLVVSSVVDGSLANQGLKEGDEIVGATINFDQLSKDDVLKILKLMDDNGFDEKVQVLTKNNLHKSMATLDSFKAPEEMLKDSYNRLNAKIKKFMKVDSSGQPTASGERGSPNGQVTRPLWAKPDVRGTDSTVTLDAPGGELSLRNANMSTTNLSLAHLNGSIEADPDVNISDLPSVDLKGSKIDLELPNSDIGIPSGKIKTPSLGMADFAISGPRFRNPDLDLSADEMCVSDVSLPDLSTPDIDIPSGKFKLTKPHAELKAPDFDVDAPSGKLKMPKFDADVKTPKLILKAPKIKGGLDAPDLDLPKVDLKSPKFDVNTPGIDIDSPTGKLKMPKLKTSTFGMKGPHIDKHGDIEGPDLNLSSPKLKGPKANLNIPDADIDSPSGKFKMPTFKMPDLGSSGPKVKGPGLDLSAPKFKAGIDAPDMDLPDMDLKAPKLDVNTPDIDIDSPTGKFKMPNLKMSTFGIKGPHIDKHGDIEGPDLNLSSPKLKGPKANLNIPDADIDSPSGKFKMPTFKMPDLGSSGPKVKAPDLDLSAPKFKGGISPPDLNHPDLKGPKLGLNAPDVNCNMPSAKVKVPTLKKPKVDLNAPDLDITGPSGKLKMPKFGLSGKMPKSTKLNLKAPKIKGGIDSPDLNFPDADLKAPKLDVNTPDLDINASSGKFKMPKFKMSKFRGLKRSDVDIDGDLEGADIDINAPTANLKGPKTGLKMPDLKMPDFGLSGPNVDAPDYDLPDIDLSAPKLKGGINPPDLRLPKGKIKGLKLDLNDPDLDVDVSSGKLKMPKFGLSGTMPKGPNLDINTSAKSPKFSLNMPKIKAGIDAPDMDLPDMNLKAPKLDVNTPDIDIDSPTGKFKMPNMKMSTFGMKGPHIDKVGDIEGPDLNLSSPKLKGPKADLNIPDADIGRPSGKFKMPTFKMPHLGSSGPKVKGPDLDLSAPKFKAGIDAPDMDLPDINLKAPKLDVNTPDIDIDSPTGKFKMPNLKMSTFGTKGPHIDKHGDIEGPDLNLSSPKLKGPKADLNIPDADIGRPSGKFKMPTFKMPHLGSSGPKVKGPDLDFSAPKFKAGIDAPDMDLPDMNLKAPKLDVNTPDIDIDSPTGKFKMPNLKMPTFGMKGPHIDKHGDIEGPDLNLSSPKFKGPKANLNIPDADIGRPSGKFKMPTFKMPHLGSSGPKVKGPDLDFSAPKFKAGIDAPDMDLPDMNLKAPKLDVNTPDIDIDSPTGKFKMPNLKMPTFGMKGPHIDKHGDIEGPDLNLSSPKFKGPKANLNIPDADIGSPSGKFKMPTFKMPHLGSSGPKVKGPDLDLSAPKLKGGISPLDPNLPDLKGPKLGLNSPDVNFNMPSGKVKVPTLKKPKVDLNAPDLDIDGPSGKLKMPKFGLSGKMPKSTKLNLKAPKIKGGIDSPDLNFPDADLKAPKLDGNAPDFDISSPSGKFNPPDLRLPKSHLKGPKLDFNAQDFDVDAPSGKLKMPKFGLSGAMPKGPNVDINAGAKSPKFSLEMPKIKGGIDTPDVDLPDMNLKDPKLDVNTPDIDIHSPAGKFKMPNLKMSKLGVKGPDIDLDGDIEGPDLNLSSPKLKGPKADLNIPGADIDSPSGKFKMPTFKMPDLGLSGPKVKGSDLDLSAPKFKGGISHPDLDLPDVALKGPTLDLNSQDVNFNMPSGKVKVPTLKKPKGDLNAPDLDIDGLSGKLKMPTFLLPGTMSKSPDLRLKASNIKGGIDVPDMNLPDDDLKAPELDVNAPDLDINEPSGKFKMPKYKMLKFRDLKRPDVDIDGNLEGPDININAPTANLKGPKTGLKMPDLKMPDFGLSGPNVDEPVYDLPDIDLSAPNLKGGISPPDLKLSKGHLKSPKLDLSAPDMPSGRFRVPTIERPNGSIKAPDFDISTPTFKMHTFGLSTPKGPDHDISADLG; encoded by the exons CCTGGTGTCCGCACCGGGAGGAGGCTCTCTAATGGGCTGATGCTGGAGGAATCAGAGAAAGGACAATTGGTCGTTTCCAGTGTTGTCGATGGCTCATTGGCCAATCAGGGGCTGAAAGAAG GAGATGAAATTGTGGGTGCCACAATCAACTTTGACCAACTTTCAAAAGACGATGTGTTGAAAATACTGAAGTTGATGGATGATAATGGATTTGATGAGAAGGTTCAAGTTCTGACGAAAAATAATTTGCACAAGAGTATGGCGACCTTGGACAGCTTCAAAGCACCAGAGGAG ATGTTGAAGGATTCCTATAACAGACTCAATGCCAAAATAAAGAAGTTCATGAAGGTGGACAGCTCTGGACAACCTACAGCTTCTGGGGAAAGAGGCTCTCCGAACGGACAGGTAACGAGACCTCTCTGGGCCAAGCCTGATGTCAGAGGAACAGACTCTACAGTGACTCTCGATGCTCCTGGTGGAGAACTTTCGTTGCGTAATGCCAACATGAGTACAACGAATCTCTCTCTAGCTCACTTGAATGGGTCTATAGAGGCTGATCCTGATGTCAATATCTCCGATTTACCTTCAGTAGACCTTAAAGGTTCCAAAATAGATCTAGAATTGCCAAATTCAGACATTGGCATCCCATCTGGGAAGATCAAAACACCAAGTCTTGGTATGGCTGACTTTGCTATATCTGGACCAAGATTTAGGAATCCAGACCTGGACCTCTCAGCGGATGAGATGTGTGTATCAGACGTCAGTTTGCCTGACCTCAGTACTCCAGATATTGACATACCCTCAGGTAAATTCAAACTAACGAAACCACATGCAGAACTCAAAGCTCCTGATTTCGATGTGGATGCCCCCTCTGGTAAACTGAAGATGCCCAAATTTGATGCTGATGTAAAAACACCAAAGCTAATTCTCAAAGCTCCCAAAATAAAAGGTGGACTTGATGCACCTGACTTGGACTTACCCAAAGTCGACCTGAAATCACCTAAATTCGATGTAAACACTCCAGGTATTGACATTGATTCACCCACAGGGAAATTGAAAATGCCCAAATTGAAAACGTCAACATTTGGAATGAAGGGGCCACATATTGACAAACATGGAGATATAGAGGGACCAGACCTGAACTTGTCATCTCCCAAACTCAAGGGTCCCAAAGCAAACCTCAACATTCCAGATGCAGATATTGACAGTCCATCAGGAAAATTCAAAATGCCAACTTTCAAGATGCCAGATTTAGGTTCCTCTGGACCAAAGGTTAAGGGGCCTGGCTTGGATCTTTCAGCCCCCAAGTTTAAAGCTGGGATTGATGCCCCTGACATGGATTTACCAGACATGGACCTCAAAGCCCCTAAATTAGATGTAAACACTCCAGATATTGACATTGATTCACCCACAGGGAAATTCAAAATGCCCAATTTGAAAATGTCAACATTTGGAATTAAGGGGCCACATATTGACAAACATGGAGATATAGAGGGACCAGACCTGAACTTGTCATCTCCCAAACTCAAGGGTCCCAAAGCAAACCTCAACATTCCAGATGCTGATATTGACAGTCCATCAGGAAAATTCAAAATGCCAACTTTCAAGATGCCAGATTTAGGTTCCTCTGGACCAAAGGTTAAGGCGCCTGACTTGGATCTTTCAGCCCCCAAGTTTAAAGGGGGAATCAGTCCCCCAGATCTGAATCATCCAGATCTTAAAGGCCCCAAACTAGGCCTAAATGCACCAGATGTAAACTGTAATATGCCCTCAGCTAAAGTCAAAGTACCTACATTGAAGAAACCAAAGGTTGATCTGAATGCTCCTGATCTGGACATTACCGGCCCCTCTGGTAAACTGAAAATGCCCAAATTTGGGCTGTCTGGTAAAATGCCAAAATCCACAAAACTGAATCTTAAAGCCCCAAAGATAAAGGGGGGAATTGATTCTCCAGATCTGAATTTTCCAGATGCTGACCTCAAAGCCCCTAAACTAGATGTGAATACCCCTGATCTTGACATCAATGCATCCTCTGGGAAATTCAAAATGCCCAAATTCAAAATGTCTAAATTCAGAGGCCTTAAAAGATCAGATGTTGACATTGATGGAGACTTAGAGGGTGCAGATATAGATATCAATGCCCCCACAGCTAACCTCAAAGGTCCCAAAACAGGTCTAAAAATGCCAGATTTGAAGATGCCTGATTTCGGGTTATCTGGGCCAAATGTAGATGCACCTGACTATGACTTACCTGATATTGATCTCTCAGCCCCAAAGCTAAAAGGGGGCATCAATCCCCCAGATTTGAGACTACCTAAAGGTAAAATCAAAGGCCTAAAACTAGACCTCAATGATCCAGATTTGGATGTTGACGTTTCCTCAGGAAAACTGAAAATGCCCAAATTTGGACTCTCAGGCACTATGCCAAAAGGACCAAATCTGGACATAAATACTAGTGCAAAATCACCCAAGTTCAGTCTAAATATGCCAAAGATAAAAGCTGGGATTGATGCGCCTGACATGGATTTACCAGACATGAACCTCAAAGCCCCTAAATTAGATGTAAACACTCCAGATATTGACATTGATTCACCAACAGGGAAATTCAAAATGCCCAATATGAAAATGTCAACATTTGGAATGAAGGGGCCACATATTGACAAAGTTGGAGATATAGAGGGACCAGACCTGAACTTGTCATCTCCCAAACTCAAGGGTCCCAAAGCAGACCTCAACATTCCAGATGCTGATATTGGTCGTCCATCAGGAAAATTCAAAATGCCAACTTTCAAGATGCCACATTTGGGTTCCTCTGGACCAAAGGTTAAGGGGCCTGACTTGGATCTTTCAGCACCCAAGTTTAAAGCTGGGATTGATGCCCCTGACATGGATTTACCAGACATTAACCTCAAAGCCCCTAAATTAGATGTAAACACTCCGGATATTGACATTGATTCACCCACAGGGAAATTCAAAATGCCCAATTTGAAAATGTCAACATTTGGAACGAAGGGGCCACATATTGACAAACATGGAGATATAGAGGGACCAGACCTGAACTTGTCATCTCCCAAACTCAAGGGTCCCAAAGCAGACCTCAACATTCCAGATGCTGATATTGGCCGTCCATCAGGAAAATTCAAAATGCCAACTTTCAAGATGCCACATTTAGGTTCCTCTGGACCAAAGGTTAAGGGGCCTGACTTGGATTTTTCAGCCCCCAAGTTTAAAGCTGGGATTGATGCCCCTGACATGGATTTACCAGACATGAACCTCAAAGCCCCTAAATTAGATGTAAACACTCCGGATATTGACATTGATTCACCCACAGGGAAATTCAAAATGCCCAATTTGAAAATGCCAACATTTGGAATGAAGGGGCCACATATTGACAAACATGGAGATATAGAGGGACCAGACCTGAACTTGTCATCTCCCAAATTCAAGGGTCCCAAAGCAAACCTCAACATTCCAGATGCTGATATTGGCCGTCCATCAGGAAAATTCAAAATGCCAACTTTCAAGATGCCACATTTAGGTTCCTCTGGACCAAAGGTTAAGGGGCCTGACTTGGATTTTTCAGCCCCCAAGTTTAAAGCTGGGATTGATGCCCCTGACATGGATTTACCAGACATGAACCTCAAAGCCCCTAAATTAGATGTAAACACTCCAGATATTGACATTGATTCACCCACAGGGAAATTCAAAATGCCCAATTTGAAAATGCCAACATTTGGAATGAAGGGGCCACATATTGACAAACATGGAGATATAGAGGGACCAGACCTGAACTTGTCATCTCCCAAATTCAAGGGTCCCAAAGCAAACCTCAACATTCCAGATGCTGATATTGGCAGTCCATCAGGAAAATTCAAAATGCCAACTTTCAAGATGCCACATTTAGGTTCCTCTGGACCAAAGGTTAAGGGGCCTGACTTGGATCTTTCAGCACCCAAGTTGAAAGGGGGAATCAGTCCCCTAGATCCGAATCTGCCAGATCTCAAAGGCCCCAAACTAGGCCTAAATTCACCAGATGTAAACTTTAATATGCCCTCAGGTAAAGTCAAAGTACCTACATTGAAGAAACCAAAGGTTGATCTGAATGCTCCTGATCTGGACATTGATGGCCCCTCTGGTAAACTGAAAATGCCCAAATTTGGGCTGTCTGGTAAAATGCCAAAATCCACAAAACTGAATCTCAAAGCCCCAAAGATAAAGGGGGGAATTGATTCCCCAGACTTGAATTTTCCAGATGCTGACCTCAAAGCCCCTAAACTAGATGGAAATGCCCCCGATTTTGACATCAGTTCACCTTCTGGGAAATTCAATCCCCCAGATTTGAGACTACCTAAGAGTCATCTCAAAGGGCCCAAACTAGATTTCAATGCTCAAGATTTTGATGTTGATGCTCCATCTGGTAAACTGAAAATGCCCAAATTTGGGCTTTCAGGTGCAATGCCAAAAGGACCAAATGTGGACATAAATGCAGGTGCGAAGTCACCAAAGTTCAGTCTAGAAATGCCAAAGATTAAAGGTGGGATTGATACCCCTGATGTGGATCTACCAGACATGAACCTCAAAGACCCTAAATTAGATGTAAACACTCCAGATATTGACATTCATTCACCTGCAGGGAAATTCAAAATGCCCAATCTGAAAATGTCTAAATTAGGAGTGAAAGGGCCAGATATTGACCTAGATGGAGATATAGAGGGACCAGACCTGAATTTGTCCTCTCCCAAACTCAAGGGCCCCAAAGCAGATCTCAACATTCCAGGTGCTGATATTGACAGTCCATCAGGAAAATTCAAAATGCCAACTTTCAAGATGCCAGATTTAGGTTTATCTGGAccaaaagttaaggggtctgactTAGATCTTTCAGCCCCCAAGTTTAAAGGGGGGATTAGTCACCCAGATTTGGATCTGCCAGATGTTGCCCTCAAAGGCCCCACATTAGACCTCAATTCACAAGATGTAAACTTTAATATGCCCTCCGGTAAAGTCAAAGTACCTACATTGAAGAAACCAAAGGGGGATCTGAATGCTCCTGATCTGGACATCGATGGGCTCTCTGGTAAACTGAAAATGCCCACATTCTTGCTGCCTGGTACAATGTCAAAATCCCCAGACTTGAGGCTCAAAGCTTCAAACATTAAGGGGGGAATTGATGTTCCAGACATGAATTTACCAGATGATGACCTCAAAGCCCCTGAACTAGATGTGAATGCCCCAGATCTTGACATCAATGAACCCTCTGGGAAATTCAAAATGCCCAAATATAAAATGCTTAAATTCAGAGACCTAAAGAGACCAGATGTTGACATTGATGGAAACTTAGAGGGCCCAGATATAAATATCAATGCCCCCACAGCTAACCTCAAAGGTCCCAAAACAGGTCTAAAAATGCCAGATTTGAAGATGCCTGATTTCGGGCTATCTGGGCCAAATGTAGATGAACCTGTCTATGACTTACCTGATATTGACCTCTCAGCCCCAAATCTGAAAGGGGGAATCAGTCCCCCAGATTTGAAACTATCTAAGGGTCATCTCAAAAGCCCAAAACTAGACCTCAGTGCTCCAGATATGCCCTCAGGTAGATTCAGAGTTCCAACCATAGAGAGGCCAAATGGTAGCATCAAAGCCCCTGATTTTGACATCAGCACTCCTACATTCAAAATGCATACATTTGGGTTGTCTACACCAAAAGGACCGGATCATGACATCAGTGCTGACCTTGGTTAA